A genomic window from Arthrobacter sp. FW305-BF8 includes:
- a CDS encoding DUF3151 domain-containing protein, which translates to MSDEFRKNLMGPEPTLLPAETEVYQHLALGAEALDLVEKHPTSSLLWAVLAEEAWSEGRTIDSYAYARVGYHRGLDSLRRNGWRGVGPIPWEHEPNRGFLRALYSLGRASAAINEAEEPQRIEKFLNDSDPAAKAAIEGK; encoded by the coding sequence ATGTCCGACGAGTTCCGCAAGAACCTTATGGGTCCCGAGCCCACGCTCCTGCCCGCTGAGACCGAGGTGTACCAGCACCTCGCGCTCGGCGCCGAGGCGCTGGACCTCGTGGAAAAGCACCCCACGTCGTCGCTGTTGTGGGCCGTGCTGGCCGAGGAGGCGTGGTCGGAAGGCCGCACCATCGATTCCTACGCCTACGCACGGGTCGGCTACCACCGCGGCCTGGACTCGCTCCGCCGCAACGGCTGGCGGGGCGTGGGTCCCATCCCGTGGGAGCACGAGCCCAACCGCGGCTTCCTGCGGGCGCTTTACTCGCTGGGCCGCGCCTCCGCCGCCATCAACGAGGCGGAGGAACCTCAGCGCATCGAGAAGTTCCTCAACGACTCTGACCCCGCGGCCAAGGCTGCCATCGAGGGCAAGTAG
- the fbaA gene encoding class II fructose-bisphosphate aldolase translates to MPIATPDIYADMIDRAKKGGFAFPAVNVTSSQTLNAALRGFAEAESDGIVQVSTGGAAYWSGASTKDMVAGSLGFAAFAREVAKNYNVNIALHTDHCPKDKLDGFVLPLLAASEAEVKAGRNPLFNSHMWDGSAETLDENLRIARELLERTAAAKMILEVEIGTVGGEEDGVEHEINEKLYTTVDDALATIEALGAGENGRYITALTFGNVHGVYKPGGVKLRPEILKDIQAQVGARIGKENPFDLVFHGGSGSSDQEIADAVSYGTIKMNIDTDTQYAYTRPVADHMFRNYDGVLKVDGEVGNKKTYDPRVWGASAEAGLAARVVEATQQLGSAGKTF, encoded by the coding sequence ATGCCCATTGCAACCCCAGATATCTATGCCGACATGATCGACCGCGCCAAGAAGGGCGGCTTCGCGTTCCCGGCCGTCAACGTCACGTCTTCCCAGACCCTGAACGCGGCCCTGCGCGGTTTCGCCGAGGCCGAGTCTGACGGCATCGTCCAGGTCTCCACCGGTGGTGCTGCATACTGGTCCGGCGCCTCCACCAAGGACATGGTTGCCGGTTCGCTGGGCTTCGCCGCGTTCGCCCGCGAGGTGGCCAAGAACTACAACGTGAACATCGCGCTGCACACGGATCACTGCCCCAAGGACAAGCTGGACGGTTTCGTCCTGCCGCTGCTGGCCGCTTCCGAGGCCGAGGTCAAGGCCGGCCGGAACCCGCTGTTCAACTCGCACATGTGGGACGGCTCCGCCGAGACCCTGGACGAGAACCTGCGCATTGCCCGCGAACTGCTCGAGCGTACCGCGGCCGCAAAGATGATCCTCGAGGTTGAAATCGGCACCGTCGGCGGCGAGGAAGACGGCGTCGAGCACGAGATCAACGAGAAGCTCTACACCACGGTGGACGACGCCCTCGCCACCATCGAGGCTCTCGGCGCCGGCGAGAACGGCCGCTACATCACCGCCCTGACCTTCGGCAACGTGCACGGCGTGTACAAGCCGGGCGGAGTGAAGCTGCGCCCGGAGATCCTGAAGGACATCCAGGCCCAGGTCGGTGCCCGGATCGGCAAGGAGAACCCGTTCGACCTGGTCTTCCACGGCGGTTCCGGCTCCTCTGACCAGGAAATCGCGGACGCCGTGTCCTACGGCACCATCAAGATGAACATCGACACGGACACCCAGTACGCGTACACCCGTCCGGTGGCTGACCACATGTTCCGCAACTACGACGGCGTCCTGAAGGTCGACGGCGAAGTGGGCAACAAGAAGACCTACGACCCCCGCGTCTGGGGCGCTTCCGCTGAGGCCGGCCTCGCCGCACGCGTTGTCGAGGCAACCCAGCAGCTGGGCTCCGCGGGCAAGACCTTCTAG